GGCCGTGGAGGACCTCAGCCACAGCTTCGGCAAGCGCGTGGCACTCGACCATGTGTCCTTCACCGTGCCGCCGGCCGGCTTCACCATGCTGCTGGGGCTGAACGGCGCGGGCAAGACCACGCTGTTCTCGCTGATCACCCGGCTCTATTCCAGCCGCAGCGGCGACATCCGCATCTTCGGCTTCGACCTGCGGCGCCAGCCGACCCGCGCGCTGGAGCGCATCGGCGTGGTGTTCCAGCAGCCGACGCTCGACCTCGACCTCACCGTGCGGCAGAACCTGCGCTACCATGGCGGCCTGCACGGCATGCGGCCATCGGACTGCGAAGCCCGCGCGCGGGAGGAGCTGGCCCGCATCGGACTGTCCGACCGCGCCGACGACAAGGTCCGCGCCCTGTCCGGCGGGCAGCGCCGCCGCGTGGAGATCGCCCGCGCCCTGCTGCACCGCCCGAACCTGCTGCTTCTCGACGAGCCGACCGTCGGGCTGGACGTGGACTCGCGCCGCCACATCCTTGCCCATGTCCGCGCGCTCTGCCGCGAGCAGGGCCTCGCCGTGCTGTGGGCCACCCACCTGATGGACGAGGCGGCGGACGAGGACTCCGTCGTCGTGCTGCACCAGGGCCGTCTGCGCGCCTCCGGCAGTGTCCGCACGGTCTGCGCCGAAACCGGCACCGACGCCCTGCCCTCCGCCTTCGCCGCCCTGACGGCGGGGGAGCGCCGGCCATGAGCGCCGCCACCTACTGGTACTGCCTGCGCAGCATCATCGTACGAGAAGGACTGCGCTTCCTGCACCAGCGCGAGCGCTTCTTTGCCGCACTGGTCCGGCCGCTGGTCTGGCTGGCGATCTTCGCCGTCGGCTTCCGCGCCGTGCTGGGCGTGTCGATCATCCCGCCCTACGAGACCTACATCCTCTACGACGAATATGTCGTGCCCGGTCTGGTCGCGATGATCCAGCTGTTCAACGGCATGCAGAATTCCCTGTCGATGGTCTACGACCGCGAGATGGGCAGCATGCGGACGCTGCTGGTCAGCCCGCTGCCGCGCTGGTACCTGCTGGTCGCCAAGCTGCTGGCCGGTGTCGCGGTGTCCATCGCGCAGGTCTATGTCTTCCTCGGCATCGCTTGGCTGTGGGGGGTGGAGCCGCCGCCGCTGGGCTACCTCGCCGCATTGCCGGCGCTGGTGCTGAGCGGGCTGATGCTGGGGGCGCTGGGCCTGCTGCTGTCGTCCTTCGTCAAGCAGCTGGAGAATTTCGCCGGGGTGATGAACTTCGTCATCTTCCCGATGTTCTTCGCCTCCTCCGCCCTCTACCCGCTCTGGCGGATTCGGGAAGGCAGCCCGACCCTGTACCTGATCGCCGCCTACAACCCCTTCACCCAGGCGGTGGAGCTGATCCGCTTCAGCCTGTATCTCCGAGTCGACGTCACCGCCCTGCTGTCGGTGGCCGGCTGCCTCGCGCTGTTCCTCGGCGCTGCGGTGCTGGCCTATGATCCGGGTCGCGGTTTCTGGGCGAGACGGGGCGGACCGGCGGAGCAGGCCTGATCGCACGACCGCAAGCTCGACCTTTTACCCCTTTCGGATTACCGCTTTTTTGTAACAATCACTCATTATTTCGATTCGTTCGAAAACTTTCGAACGGCGTCGGAAAATAATCTTCACAGACTATCTTTATTTGAGCAAACTGACTGTCAGCATCTCCAACATAATGCGGGGCAGTTCAGAACCCCGCCAAGGGCCGTGCTCCGGCACTTGATACCGGCACGCCTGAATGCCGGCCCCACTTGGATTCGGAACCTTGGGTGTCGCGATGGCACCCCCGACGCCGCCCGATCGACATCACGCGCCAACGATGGAGGGAGACCGCCCTCTCAAAAGACCGATTCACCGACACCGCCGCCTGTCGCTGCACAGTCTCCGGGACCACGAACCACCCCTTAAAAAAACGGGAGGAAACAGATGAACCCCTTTGTGCGCTGTCTGCTCGTCACCGCCGCGATCCAGGCGGCCACCGCCACGGTCGCCTATGCCAACGAAGACACCCTGAAAAACCAGAAGGATCCGGCCAACTGGGCGATGCAGCTCGGCAACTATGCCGGCCAGCGCTACAGCACGCTCGACCAGATCACCCGCGACAACGTGAAGAACCTCCGGCCGGTCTGGCAGTTCTCCACCGGCGTGTTGCGCGGACACGAGGGCGGTCCCGTGGTGATCGGCGACACGATGTACATATCGACGCCCTTCCCCAACATCGTCTATGCGCTGGACCTGAACGACAACGGCCGCATCAAGTGGAAGTATGAACCCAAGCAGGACTCCGCCGTCATCCCGGTGATGTGCTGCGACACCGTCACCCGCGGCGTCGCGGTGGCCGGCAACAAGGTCTTCCTGGGTCAGGCCGACAACACGCTGGTGGCGCTGGACGCGCAGAGCGGCAAGGTGCTGTGGTCGGTCAAGAACGGCGATGCCAGCAAGGGCGAGACGCTGACCGCGGCCCCGATGGTCGTCAAGGACAAGGTCTATGTCGGCATCAGCGGCGGCGAGTTCGGCGTCCGCGGCCATCTGACCGCCTACGACATCAACAGCGGCAAGATGGTGTGGCGGGCCTATTCGACCGGTCCCGACAAGGACGTGATGATCGACCCGCAGAAGACGCTGATGATGGGCAAGCCGATCGGCGAGCCAGACCTCGGCATCAAGACCTGGCCGGCCGACCAGTGGAAGATCGGCGGCGGCACCACCTGGGGCTGGTACACCTACGACCCCGACCTGAACCTGATCTATTACGGCACCGGCAACCCGGGCACCTGGAATCCGGCGCAGCGCGCCGTCAACAACGACCGGGCCAAGAGCGACAACAAATGGTCGATGACCATCTTCGCCCGCGATGCCGATACCGGACAGGCGAAGTGGGTGTTCCAGAAGACGCCGTTCGACGAGTGGGACTATGACGGCGTGAACGAG
The sequence above is drawn from the Azospirillum lipoferum 4B genome and encodes:
- a CDS encoding methanol/ethanol family PQQ-dependent dehydrogenase, yielding MNPFVRCLLVTAAIQAATATVAYANEDTLKNQKDPANWAMQLGNYAGQRYSTLDQITRDNVKNLRPVWQFSTGVLRGHEGGPVVIGDTMYISTPFPNIVYALDLNDNGRIKWKYEPKQDSAVIPVMCCDTVTRGVAVAGNKVFLGQADNTLVALDAQSGKVLWSVKNGDASKGETLTAAPMVVKDKVYVGISGGEFGVRGHLTAYDINSGKMVWRAYSTGPDKDVMIDPQKTLMMGKPIGEPDLGIKTWPADQWKIGGGTTWGWYTYDPDLNLIYYGTGNPGTWNPAQRAVNNDRAKSDNKWSMTIFARDADTGQAKWVFQKTPFDEWDYDGVNENILADINIGGQQRKVLVNMDRNGFGYTLDRNTGELLVAKKFDPTVNWATEIDMATGRPKVVDKYSTFAQGEDTNTTGVCPAALGSKDQQPASYSPDSGLLYVPTNHICMDYEPFKVEYSAGQPYVGATLSMYPAPASHGGMGNFIAWDPAAGKVVWSKPERFAVWSGALTTKGGVGFYGTLEGYLKAFDLRDGKDLYNFKTSSGIIGNVNTYTHKGKQYIAVLSGVGGWAGIGLAAGLTGAQEGLGAVGAHKSLGEYTQLGGTLTVFALPDNQ
- a CDS encoding ABC transporter permease, with the translated sequence MSAATYWYCLRSIIVREGLRFLHQRERFFAALVRPLVWLAIFAVGFRAVLGVSIIPPYETYILYDEYVVPGLVAMIQLFNGMQNSLSMVYDREMGSMRTLLVSPLPRWYLLVAKLLAGVAVSIAQVYVFLGIAWLWGVEPPPLGYLAALPALVLSGLMLGALGLLLSSFVKQLENFAGVMNFVIFPMFFASSALYPLWRIREGSPTLYLIAAYNPFTQAVELIRFSLYLRVDVTALLSVAGCLALFLGAAVLAYDPGRGFWARRGGPAEQA
- a CDS encoding ABC transporter ATP-binding protein, whose amino-acid sequence is MFEAVVLPVAPSIPAIQESAAGAVAALAVEDLSHSFGKRVALDHVSFTVPPAGFTMLLGLNGAGKTTLFSLITRLYSSRSGDIRIFGFDLRRQPTRALERIGVVFQQPTLDLDLTVRQNLRYHGGLHGMRPSDCEARAREELARIGLSDRADDKVRALSGGQRRRVEIARALLHRPNLLLLDEPTVGLDVDSRRHILAHVRALCREQGLAVLWATHLMDEAADEDSVVVLHQGRLRASGSVRTVCAETGTDALPSAFAALTAGERRP